ATCGCACAACAATTCTTAAGTTCCTATACTGAAAGAAATCCCAATGTCGGCCATCCTCGTGTTTAACGATTGTACGATACACCTACTGCAGATACTAGTCAATGTCGTTTCTTAAAATCTGTCGACAAGAAATGCTGGCGCAGTACACACAAAATCTCTACTGGCAGTGCAAAttaaatcttgtactccctccgttccgaattacttgtcacaggtatggatgtatctagatgtattttagttctaaatacatccatttctgtgacgagtaatttagaacggagggagtacaagactaGGCATTCAGAAACCGCTCTACTATAATGTTACCTGAATTTTCCCAACCTTCTATACGTCATCAATTTGGCATGCAAGACCTTCCTACTGTTCTTCCAGGTCGTATCATCAACCATTTTAACATGTAAGACAGAGGTGACGGATTACCTTCCTACTGTTTCTTCCAGGTCCGGTCCAACCCAACCTTGTATATATCATCAATCATTTTAACATGTATAAGACGGAGATCACGGGTTACCTTCCTACTGTTTCTTCCAGGTCCGGTCCGGTCCGACCCAACCTTATATATATCATCAATCATTTTTAACATGTATAAGACGGAGATTACGAGTTACCTGTCTAGTGTTTCTTCCAGGTCCGACCCAACCCAACCTTGTATATATCATCAATCATTTTAACATGTATATAAGACAGAGGTTACAAGTTACCTGTCTAGTGTTTCTTCCAGGTCCTAACCAAACCTTGTATgtcatcaatcaatcaatcaatcatttTAACATGTAAGACAGACAGAGGTTACGGAATACCTGCCTAGGATAGGATGATAGTATCATCATACGGCTTTCAGCTCAAtcatatcaaacaacattttttcAGTTCCTAGACTGGGAAACACAATCTCAGAGTGCACGTAAGATGTAATAAACACAGAAATACTGCCAAGAACAGATGGTACCTTCCTCTGTTTTTTATCCTCTCTATAATAAAAGGAAGACCATAGGTATGGTTTCAACAAAAAGCTGCTAGAGCAGAGTAAGGTTTAAATTTAATCATGACAGCACTCAGACATTGCGACTGAATGAATAAGCAAAGGAGCATAATGGTCTACCTCACGAGTCTCATAACTTGAAATGATTAATAACCATGCCTCCCCGGAGACCGGGACCTGCTCCTCACCCTCCCCGGGTCTCCTCTTCTTGAAAAATCACCACCGTTCCTATCTCTGGGCCTCGCCCTTTCAGAATCCCTGCGGCTGTTATAGGAACCGCCTCTATAGTCTGACCCTCTACCTCCGTGCTCATAGGGCCTCTCTCTTTCACGGCTTCGCTCATAGTAGCGGTCACGGTCATGCTCCCTAGATCTCTCCCTATAGTCGTCACGGTGGCCTCTGTTATGGTGGCCTCTCTCCCGGTTCAGACGCTCCTCTGCTTCCTTCTCCCTTGCAAGCTTCTCCGCTTCTTTCGCAGCCTGAAAAAGCAACTACCATCAGAACTTGGCCTCATAAAGCAGAAGAACATTGTTCTCTTTTGGCGCAACCAACTAACCTTGTATTCGGCGAGAAATTCCCTGACCAGACCATAACCAATGTGCTGTTTGCCGGTGACATGGGACTGCGTCCTCTCAAGGACGTCGTTGGTGACGAGAAAGGAGCCGCACTGCTCGCAGAGCTCCATCTTCTTCTCTTGCGGGACCATGGAGAGCTTGGTCTCAATCTGGTGGGTCAGAGCCGACTTCTCGAGGTTGAGAATGTCCACCTGCAAGCCAGGAACAGAAGCTTTGGTTGAGGCATCATGTAATTATCACCAATGGCTGGTAATAATCAGTAAGACGATGTTTCGTTCACTGTCCGTGCTAGCCTTGCCAAAGTTGGCCACGCGAATAATTTGGCGTAGGTTTTCGCCGCCAGCGATTCGGCAACCCGCGGATGTACAAAGGCTGCCAAAAAATTGGCGTGGATCCGACTTTTTGGTGTCTACTATCGAAAGCACGCCAACGCCAATTAATTAATTGGTAGGGCAGCCCCAGGCTTGAATTCAATCCAAGCAGACCCTAAGTAAGATTAGTAAACACAAAGAGAAGGCCAGGGGGGTCTACCTTCCTCATGAGCGCGGTGGCCTCGTCGATCTTGCCGGTGTCGCCGAGCTGCTCAATCTGCTCGAGCAGCTTCTTGATCTTCTCTTCGAGAATGGCGAGCTGCTCGACCTTTTCGGcgtgggcggcggggggcggcaCCTCCACGACGTCCTGGGCCAGCCTGTCGCGGCCGCGCCTGATCTTCTTATCAAGGTCCTGgacctgcagcagcagcagcagcagaaagaGAGATGTGTTGGAATCTGGATAGATAATTCAACCAAAATAGCACCACCATGTCTGTGTAGATGCAAATCTGTgtgtgaagaagaggaagaggaacacAGACCAGCCTCTCGCAGCGGTGGGCGAGGTCGGCCTCGAATTTGGGGAGGGCGGCGGCGTAGCGGGGGGAGGACTCGAAGCTGCAAACATATGTTGGTTGGGAGGGGATGATGAATCGAAAGAAATCGAAATCGAAATCTAGATAAGAAAGGATAAAAACCTTTGCTTGAGCGCCGGGTCGTGGATCTTTGGGCATACTCCGAGGTTGCTCTTGGTGTTGATGAAGAGGTCGTGGGGGCAGAAGCGGGCCATGTAGGGGGCGCACACGTCGGGGTCGTCCCACGCCACCTCCCGgtgctccttcttctcctcctccgtcAGGTCCCGCGACGAACCCATCAGCGCGTCAAGCAGGGCACGCTGCGCGTCCATCTCTATCGATTCTCTTCTCTTCGATTCGACTCGACTCGAATGGAATCGAATCCGAGGGATCTCCGGCCACAAACCCTaagcctcggcggcggcggcggcggcggcgtgagatGTTTGGGGCAGGAgaagagagccagaggaagaaatacaccacagagagagagagagagagagagaggggccggccattGGATTGGATAATTGTTATTTGGGCCCAAATCTCAATGAAATTTCAGATTCCAAGTCCAGTTACCCAAATTGTTGTATTTACTCCAACTCCTCTAGGATTTTCATCTGGTTTTACTCATGTATAGTATGTATGTGATTCTTTCCCTCTTGCGATTGCAGCGCCCGGGGCACTCATCCCCTCCATGCTTCACCGACGAGCCTATGGATCCGACTCCCTTCCGCCTCCCGCTCGGG
This window of the Triticum aestivum cultivar Chinese Spring chromosome 5D, IWGSC CS RefSeq v2.1, whole genome shotgun sequence genome carries:
- the LOC123124010 gene encoding luc7-like protein 3; protein product: MDAQRALLDALMGSSRDLTEEEKKEHREVAWDDPDVCAPYMARFCPHDLFINTKSNLGVCPKIHDPALKQSFESSPRYAAALPKFEADLAHRCERLVQDLDKKIRRGRDRLAQDVVEVPPPAAHAEKVEQLAILEEKIKKLLEQIEQLGDTGKIDEATALMRKVDILNLEKSALTHQIETKLSMVPQEKKMELCEQCGSFLVTNDVLERTQSHVTGKQHIGYGLVREFLAEYKAAKEAEKLAREKEAEERLNRERGHHNRGHRDDYRERSREHDRDRYYERSRERERPYEHGGRGSDYRGGSYNSRRDSERARPRDRNGGDFSRRGDPGRVRSRSRSPGRHGY